CGACCACCCCCCTTggacgcgccctgttggcttgacgCCACAACGTATGGGAGGGGGGGTCTTATGTAGGTCCTCAATCCATCATAGGTGGGTCTTTCTCATGCAACTATTAGTGGTGGTGTAGTGGTGGTGTAGGTTCCATCACCGTCGGTGTGCTACATGGTGGGCTTGATCTTGTTATTGCGAGTGTCATCACTTTGTGCATCACTATGGGGTGTGTGTCTATGTGTGTCAGCGCGTAGGATGCCATGTAGACGTGTAGGGTCGTTAGGTTGTGCAAACTAGCCAAGTGTTGCCGTCATGTGCGCTATTTATATGTAGTTTGTCGAGCTTCCAAGTGCTAGTGTGTAGAATATCAAATACCCTCTCAATGCGGTAATATAAGTCGGTCACGACAACTTACGCTTTCGGTTTGACTAGCAAAATATGTATAATATGCCACAAAAATGTATATGTTTAGAAAGATTCATTTAACATTGAATGTAGAAATATACTctatcccataatataagagcattttgaCACTATAATGCAAAAAATACTCTTATATTATGTGACAAAGGTAATAATTTTTATAATATATCACACATATTTTGATAGTCAAATTGAGCAACTAAAAGCTTGTGTCCTACTTGTACTCCCATCCGGAGGGAGTAATCATTTTCTTAAGTGAGTGCCTTATGGTCCACAAGCCACAAATATAATGAGCGATTGCTCCCATGTCCAACAATCCTAATACTTCCTTCGTCTCAAAACTTTTGTTttaaatttgtctagatatgaatttatttaatcatgttttggtatttaaatatatttatttttagacaaatctaagacaaaatttttgaaacggaggaagtaataTTATACTCCCTCTaaaaaactaatataaaaacaattagacCATTAaaatactctctccgttccaaaattcttaTCTTACGTTTGTCTAGAAattgatgtatctaaatactaacacatgactagatacatttatatctagATAAATTAAAGACAATAATTTTAAGACCAAGGAAGTAGTAATTATTTATATTAGTTTATGAAGGAAGTACTATATaaagatattttttttgtttcagcTTGCAGACAGTTGCACTAATCATTTAATTTCACACGATACTAAAACATAATTACATAAAAACCATTTTTGCGTTTTACAATGATAAATAGTATCTTTTTGGCAAAATCGGTTTTATCCGTTTAAGTAGCAGCATCTGTCGTTTAAGAGTGTCTTCGAACCCTTGTTAACTGGAAGTACAGTGCTAAATTCGAACTTAATCCATTCCCAATCCAATCGAATCAAAATCCGCGCGAACTACTTGCACATAAATGTGCCACTATCCTACATTATCCACTGTGCTAATCTTTTGTGGCCGGAGATAATAACTAAACAATTGGACCCAAACGGCAATGTCTGTTATACGGTCCTACCGTATGGCCGTGTATCGATACCGGGACTGGAGGGGCGGTGGACCAATTCTCTTCTTTAAAAGGCCTCCGAAAAATCTCTGCGTTTCCTCCCAGCGCCTCTCCCCTTCCATTCGAGGAAAATCTTTTGTCGAGGTGGTTCGACACGCCTCTCGATTCAAGCCCTGGTTTTCCCATCAATTTGGGTTCGATTCTCGCGAAAGGTTGGGTTTTTTAGCCACGCTGGTAGGAATTCGGGGCATTTTTTGGTCCATTTGAGGCCAGCGGGGGTCGGAAGGTGCGACCCTTTGATCGAATCGGCCGCGCAAAGGCTTGTATTCGACGATAATTTAGCTCCGCATGTGTGATTCTTGATTTCTGCTCGCCCGGATACAAGGCCAATTGGTGGTTTCTTGGCTACAATCCTACTTCGCTGGGCAAATCTGAGGCGCTGGGTGGTACGTCCGCAAGGAAGGCTGCCACAATCCACGCAATTTGATCTTAGATGGGGACGGGATCGAGCATCCTTGGCGCGGATGCCGATTGGGGTGAGACATCTCTCGGCGACATGCCGGAGAGCTGCGTGGCGGCGGTGCTGCTCAACCTTGACCCGCCGGAGATCTGCCAGGTAGCCTGCCTCAACCGCGCCTTTCGGGGCGCCGCATCCGCGGACTGCGTCTGGGCCGGCAAGCTGCCCGCTAACTACCGCTACCTTGCGGCCCTCGCAGCTGCTGCCGATGATGAGGGCGGTGGCGACGGAGACGGCAATGTCAAGCCCTGCTCCCCTATATCGACTAAAAAGGGGATTTACGCGCGCCTGTGCCGACCTACTCCATTTGATGCCGGTACAAAGGTAGCTCATTTAACTATAATCTTTTATGGCAGCTGATTATTATTAGGACATATGCCTAGATGATTAATTGTGCAGATATAGTGGTTAATTCTGGAAACCGGAGAGGATTTCTATTTCCATTTTTGTTCATGTTTGGTTGGTTTGTCTGTAGTTTTGTTCATGGACCGTTCTTGCTTGAAATGAATTGTTCTGCTTAAAAGGCAACCATGCTGCGATTTGCAGGAATTCTGGATCGAGAAAAACAAGGGAGGTCTTTGTATGTCCATCTCCTCAAAAGCGATGGCGATCACAGGAATAGAGGACCGAAGATATTGGAGCCACCTTGTCACAGATGAATCAAGGTATTTTCTTCCTCTTGCTGACCTTTTTCTGTATATACATTTTTTCTCTGAGATGTGAATTACAATAGCTACCATTGAAGAAACCGTCTCAGCAGTTGGTTTTCTTGTTCAGGTCAACAGCCGTATCACCGGAGTATTGCTGACATATTCTTTCTTAACTCCTAAAGAATTAACTCTATTTTGCCTGTTGTTCTTACTTTGCATAGTTTCATGGTATACTTAATTGATAAGAGCCATTTTTCCAAATTAGGCAAATCATTTAAAGGTCAGGAGCTAACCTCACATTGCCTAAATGTTGCTAATTTTGCAAGCTACTCCGTACTTGATTTCGTATTGGcataaactactccctccgttcctaaatataagtcttttaagagatttcactagtggtctacatacggagcaaaatgagtgaatctatattctaaagtatgtctatatacatccgtatgtagtccactagtgaaatctctaaaaagacttatatttaggaacggagggagtagatgttaGTCAAGTGAAATGTGCATGACTATTAATTCAGGAGATAGTGATCAGTGAGAATGAAAACATTTTCTTTGATATAGATATAttatgatatactccctccgttcctaaatataagaccttttagagattgcattataaactacatacgaatgtatatagacatattttagagtgtacattcactcattttgctccgtatgtagtcttctagtgaaatctctaaaatgtcttatattttggaacggagggagtatttaagaCAGGTTAAAATGAATGTTCATGTTTGCTATGAAGGGCTATAGATTTCTGTATTAATCAGCTAAAAATGAAACAACATACTATAAAAAAATCCCATATTGACTGACTACAAACAAAGATGGATCAACAGAAGAGGTTCTCTGAAAGGAAAAGATATATTGGAAAATATATGGTTGCCTGGTGGGAATAGTATTTTTTTATGAAAGAACCTTCTTGCCTTGAGTGTATGGGATATGGAGAGTGAATAATCTAAGTGAGACATGGTCACACATTAGAAGGGAACATTTTGGATGCATACTTTTGCATTGGAAAATTTGAATACACGTAGAGTGCCTTAAAAGAGTATGTATGTTTTTTTTCTGAAAGTTAATTTTGATGTACATTGTAGTAATTTGTGTTGCTTTGTACTAGCATTACTTTTCTCATAAGTGAGCTGTTCGTCAAGTATGATTCTAACTAACAGTGCGTATTTTGGAATGTACCTAATATTCCATTATAGAGCGTTGTATGTATTGTTGTTTTCTTACACATAGTCAGCCATATGCTGGGTTTAGGGTTATCAGCTTCAGACATTGTGACTTATGAAAGCTTGATTACAAGTTCTACTGTCGGGTTATTAGTCTTGTTATTTTTTCTACATTTCCTAGCCCTTCAATCGTTTCATGTTATATTTTTAGTACAAACTGTACCTTTCCTACAGATTCTGGTAAATGGAGGTTTGCTGAGTTTCTTCCGTGTGCTATTTCAGATTCCATAGTGTTGCCTATCTT
This genomic stretch from Hordeum vulgare subsp. vulgare chromosome 6H, MorexV3_pseudomolecules_assembly, whole genome shotgun sequence harbors:
- the LOC123402988 gene encoding F-box protein PP2-A13-like isoform X3 codes for the protein MGTGSSILGADADWGETSLGDMPESCVAAVLLNLDPPEICQVACLNRAFRGAASADCVWAGKLPANYRYLAALAAAADDEGGGDGDGNVKPCSPISTKKGIYARLCRPTPFDAGTKEFWIEKNKGGLCMSISSKAMAITGIEDRRYWSHLVTDESRFI
- the LOC123402988 gene encoding F-box protein PP2-A13-like isoform X2, producing the protein MGTGSSILGADADWGETSLGDMPESCVAAVLLNLDPPEICQVACLNRAFRGAASADCVWAGKLPANYRYLAALAAAADDEGGGDGDGNVKPCSPISTKKGIYARLCRPTPFDAGTKEFWIEKNKGGLCMSISSKAMAITGIEDRRYWSHLVTDESRSTAVSPEYC
- the LOC123402988 gene encoding F-box protein PP2-A13-like isoform X1, which produces MGTGSSILGADADWGETSLGDMPESCVAAVLLNLDPPEICQVACLNRAFRGAASADCVWAGKLPANYRYLAALAAAADDEGGGDGDGNVKPCSPISTKKGIYARLCRPTPFDAGTKEFWIEKNKGGLCMSISSKAMAITGIEDRRYWSHLVTDESRFHSVAYLQQIWWLEVGGELDFCFPAGSYSLFFRLHLGRAHRRMGRRVCGTELIHGWDARPTRFQLSTSDEQQATSEYYLDGPGSWILYHVGDFVISNSDELTSLKYSMMQIDCTHTKGGLCVDSVVIYPKGYRREKMNTVYM